One window of the Eucalyptus grandis isolate ANBG69807.140 chromosome 8, ASM1654582v1, whole genome shotgun sequence genome contains the following:
- the LOC104417804 gene encoding germin-like protein 9-3: MAKYELVVALVLSLSLFRLTSAGDPDILTDFVAPNGTNVDGNFFTYTGMRSLVGFNSPTTVTVTKASLKEFPALDGQSVSFAVLEFPAGSVNPPHTHPRGSELLFLIYGSLEVGFVDTTNKLFTQTLQTGDMFIFPKGLVHYQYNFNQTDFAVAVSAFGSASAGTVSVPVTVFGTNIDDGILAKSFNTNVSTIEALKAGLTPPPTKA; this comes from the coding sequence ATGGCCAAGTATGAGCTCGTTGTGGCATTAGTCCTCAGCTTGTCCCTTTTTCGCTTAACGAGCGCCGGCGATCCCGACATTCTTACCGACTTTGTGGCCCCGAATGGCACCAACGTCGATGGCAACTTCTTCACGTACACTGGCATGAGGTCTCTTGTGGGGTTTAATTCCCCGACTACAGTTACGGTGACCAAAGCAAGCTTAAAGGAGTTCCCTGCTCTTGATGGGCAAAGTGTCTCATTTGCTGTCCTCGAATTCCCGGCCGGCTCGGTGAACCCCCCACACACCCACCCCCGTGGATCGGAGCTTCTGTTCCTCATATATGGGTCCCTCGAGGTCGGGTTCGTCGACACGACCAACAAGCTCTTCACTCAGACCCTCCAAACTGGCGATATGTTCATATTCCCCAAGGGGCTTGTCCACTATCAGTACAATTTTAATCAGACCGACTTCGCCGTAGCAGTCTCTGCATTTGGGAGCGCGAGCGCGGGAACAGTATCAGTTCCTGTGACCGTGTTCGGGACCAACATCGACGATGGAATCCTGGCTAAATCTTTCAACACTAATGTTTCCACCATTGAAGCACTGAAGGCTGGCCTCACACCGCCACCCACCAAAGCATGA